A DNA window from Bacteroides cellulosilyticus contains the following coding sequences:
- a CDS encoding amidophosphoribosyltransferase: protein MGGFFGTVSKASCVTDLFYGTDYNSHLGTKRGGLATYDAEEGMFARSIHNLESTYFRTKFEDELDKFKGNVGIGIISDTDPQPIIINSHLGRFAIVTVAKIVNLEEIEAELLSKNMHFAELSSGNTNQTELISLLIIQGKTFVEGIENVYRRVKGSCSMLLLSEDGSIIAARDKWGRTPIVIGRKEGAYAATSESSSFPNLDYEIDRYLGPGEIVRLTADGVEQLRKPEEKMQICSFLWVYYGFPTSCYEGRNVEEVRFTSGLKMGQSDDSEVDCACGIPDSGVGMALGYAEGKGVPYHRAISKYTPTWPRSFTPSKQEMRSLVAKMKLIPNRAMLEGKRLLFCDDSIVRGTQLRDNVKVLYEYGAKEVHIRIACPPLIYACPFVGFTASKSPLELITRRIIAELEGDADKNLEKYATTGSPEYEKMVSIIAERFGLTTLKFNTLETLIESIGLPKCKVCTHCFDGSSCF, encoded by the coding sequence ATGGGAGGATTTTTCGGGACAGTCTCCAAAGCGAGCTGTGTGACGGATTTATTTTACGGTACAGATTATAATTCACATTTAGGAACTAAGCGGGGCGGACTTGCCACGTATGATGCAGAAGAGGGCATGTTTGCCCGATCCATTCATAACCTGGAGAGCACTTATTTCCGAACCAAGTTTGAAGACGAACTGGATAAGTTTAAAGGAAATGTCGGAATAGGAATCATCAGCGACACAGACCCGCAACCCATCATCATTAACTCCCACCTCGGACGCTTCGCCATTGTAACAGTAGCCAAAATTGTGAATCTGGAAGAAATAGAAGCAGAGCTACTTTCCAAAAATATGCATTTCGCCGAACTGAGTTCAGGCAATACCAATCAAACCGAGCTTATCTCACTACTCATCATACAAGGAAAAACTTTCGTAGAAGGTATAGAAAATGTTTACCGCCGTGTCAAAGGTTCTTGCTCTATGCTGCTGTTATCAGAAGATGGCAGTATCATTGCAGCTCGTGACAAGTGGGGACGCACTCCGATTGTAATTGGCCGGAAAGAAGGGGCATATGCTGCAACCAGTGAGTCAAGCAGTTTCCCGAATCTGGATTATGAAATAGACCGCTATCTCGGTCCGGGAGAGATTGTTCGTTTGACTGCCGATGGAGTGGAACAACTGCGGAAGCCGGAGGAAAAGATGCAGATTTGTTCTTTCCTGTGGGTATATTACGGTTTTCCTACTTCCTGCTATGAAGGTCGCAATGTAGAGGAGGTACGTTTTACCAGTGGTTTGAAGATGGGACAGAGCGATGATTCTGAAGTAGATTGTGCTTGCGGTATTCCTGATTCCGGTGTAGGTATGGCTTTGGGCTATGCCGAAGGAAAAGGAGTTCCTTATCATCGTGCCATTTCTAAATATACACCGACATGGCCGCGCAGCTTCACTCCCAGTAAGCAGGAGATGCGCTCATTAGTGGCGAAGATGAAACTGATACCGAACCGTGCCATGCTGGAAGGTAAGCGCTTATTGTTCTGTGACGACTCCATAGTACGGGGCACACAATTACGGGATAATGTGAAGGTACTGTATGAATATGGTGCCAAAGAAGTACATATCCGCATTGCTTGTCCACCGTTGATTTATGCTTGTCCGTTTGTAGGTTTCACGGCATCCAAGAGCCCGTTGGAATTGATTACACGCCGTATTATCGCAGAACTGGAGGGAGATGCAGACAAGAATCTGGAGAAATATGCCACTACCGGTTCTCCGGAATATGAGAAGATGGTCAGCATTATTGCCGAACGCTTTGGCCTTACAACTTTGAAGTTTAATACTCTGGAAACTCTCATCGAGTCCATCGGATTGCCGAAATGTAAGGTTTGTACACATTGTTTTGATGGAAGTAGTTGCTTTTAA
- the pepT gene encoding peptidase T: MALVERFLKYVSFDTQSSEETEVTPSTPGQMVFAKYLKEELESLGLEDITLDEHGYLFATLPANIDKPVPTIGFIAHMDTSPDMSGKDVSPRIVQNYDGSDIVLCAEENVVLSPSQFPELLDHKGEDLIVTNGKTLLGADDKAGIAEIVSAIVYLKEHPEIKHGKIRIGFNPDEEIGLGAHKFDVEKFGCDWAYTMDGGEVGELEFENFNAASAKITFKGRNVHPGYAKNKMINSIRVANRFCAMLPAHETPEHTEGYEGFYHLISFNGDVEQTTVAYIIRDHDRARFESRKKKIERFVSEINAEYGEGTATLELRDQYYNMREKIEPVMHIIDTAFAAMEAVGVKPNVKPIRGGTDGAQLSFKGLPCPNIFAGGLNFHGRYEFAPIQNMEKAMKVIVKIAELVAIK, from the coding sequence ATGGCTTTAGTAGAACGTTTTTTGAAGTATGTAAGCTTCGACACCCAGTCCAGTGAAGAGACAGAGGTGACTCCAAGTACTCCGGGGCAAATGGTATTTGCCAAATATCTGAAAGAAGAATTAGAGTCTTTAGGTTTGGAAGACATAACGTTGGATGAGCATGGCTATTTGTTTGCCACACTTCCGGCAAATATCGATAAGCCGGTACCTACTATTGGTTTTATCGCCCACATGGACACCAGTCCCGATATGAGTGGCAAAGATGTATCTCCCCGCATTGTTCAAAACTATGACGGTTCGGACATCGTGCTCTGTGCGGAAGAAAATGTAGTTCTTTCTCCGTCTCAGTTCCCCGAGCTGCTGGATCATAAAGGTGAAGACCTGATCGTGACCAATGGCAAGACATTGTTGGGAGCAGATGATAAAGCAGGTATTGCCGAAATCGTTTCTGCGATAGTGTATTTGAAAGAGCATCCTGAAATCAAGCATGGCAAGATTCGTATTGGTTTCAATCCGGATGAGGAAATAGGATTGGGCGCACATAAATTCGATGTGGAGAAGTTCGGTTGCGACTGGGCTTACACAATGGATGGCGGTGAAGTAGGAGAGTTGGAGTTTGAAAACTTCAATGCGGCATCTGCTAAAATCACCTTCAAAGGTCGCAATGTGCATCCGGGTTATGCCAAAAATAAGATGATTAATTCAATTCGTGTAGCCAACCGTTTCTGTGCGATGTTACCTGCTCATGAAACGCCCGAACATACTGAAGGTTACGAGGGTTTCTACCATCTCATCAGTTTCAACGGCGATGTAGAGCAGACTACAGTGGCTTATATTATCCGTGATCATGACCGTGCACGTTTCGAGAGCCGCAAGAAGAAAATAGAACGCTTTGTCAGTGAAATCAATGCTGAATATGGTGAAGGTACGGCAACGCTTGAACTCCGTGACCAATACTATAATATGCGTGAGAAGATTGAACCGGTAATGCATATCATTGATACGGCTTTTGCCGCAATGGAGGCTGTAGGTGTGAAACCGAATGTGAAACCTATCCGTGGTGGTACGGATGGCGCGCAGCTTTCTTTCAAAGGTTTGCCTTGCCCCAATATCTTTGCAGGTGGTCTGAACTTCCATGGACGATATGAATTCGCTCCTATCCAGAATATGGAGAAAGCGATGAAGGTCATCGTGAAGATTGCCGAACTTGTTGCTATAAAATAA